The proteins below come from a single Streptomyces spongiicola genomic window:
- the cpaB gene encoding Flp pilus assembly protein CpaB, translating into MNSRQRRGVVLLLLSVLCALGAFAGVLSVISDVNSKVGPEVAAYRVKSDVVPYQALRPNQFEKITMPERWLSENAVTDVSVVDGKVAVTRLKKGSLLQDDMFVTRPALERDEQEIAIMIDAATGVAGKIRAGDSVNIYATFAADDKDRTQAQSRVIVPNARVIDVGRLTALEPGQDDRRRSLREAVPITFALTTRDAQRVAYAESFAVNVRLALLADGGSTELRAGEGTYTLEGDK; encoded by the coding sequence ATGAATTCACGCCAACGCCGTGGCGTCGTCCTGCTGCTCCTCTCGGTCCTGTGTGCCCTCGGCGCGTTCGCCGGCGTGCTCTCGGTGATCAGTGACGTGAATTCCAAGGTCGGACCCGAGGTCGCCGCATACCGGGTGAAGTCCGATGTCGTTCCGTACCAGGCGCTGCGGCCGAACCAGTTCGAGAAGATCACCATGCCGGAGCGCTGGCTCTCCGAGAACGCGGTGACCGATGTCTCGGTCGTCGACGGGAAGGTGGCCGTCACCCGGCTCAAGAAGGGTTCACTGCTCCAGGACGACATGTTCGTCACACGCCCGGCACTCGAACGCGACGAGCAGGAGATAGCCATCATGATCGACGCCGCCACGGGCGTGGCGGGCAAGATCAGGGCCGGTGACTCCGTCAACATCTACGCCACCTTCGCAGCCGACGACAAGGACCGGACGCAGGCGCAGTCCCGCGTCATCGTCCCCAACGCCCGGGTGATCGACGTAGGCCGGCTCACCGCCCTCGAGCCCGGGCAGGACGACAGGCGGCGCAGCCTGCGCGAGGCCGTCCCGATCACCTTCGCGCTCACCACCAGGGACGCCCAGCGCGTCGCGTACGCCGAGTCGTTCGCGGTCAACGTGCGGCTCGCGCTGCTCGCCGACGGCGGTTCGACCGAGCTGCGCGCCGGGGAGGGTACCTACACCCTCGAAGGCGACAAGTGA